In Zingiber officinale cultivar Zhangliang chromosome 3B, Zo_v1.1, whole genome shotgun sequence, a single window of DNA contains:
- the LOC121967202 gene encoding integrator complex subunit 3-like, with protein sequence MLIHVSAEKIETLFISLMRQITGGDFSESNLWLSVEVLKILSNNWDWLVEEPIVLSSALYVYLRLLADHFRLGGSFKLEELKRMEIDFCVKALREHFQLSMHIGRDLVRILQDVTYIPEFKDIWKDLLFDPKSFQVSEFSSLSNLYWRRTPSHFFLLRISPQMESQLRFLLTFVKWGSQKRYQTWFVKKHLYWPGSESMISDIVRFICCVHHPSNEIIHSNVISRWAVIGWLLKSCRRNYYEANAKLALFYDWLFFDEKIDNIMNIEPAMLLMRDACWECFSIY encoded by the exons ATGCTGATCCACGTCTCAGCCGAAAAGATTGAAACTTTGTTCATTTCTCTCATGAGGCAGATTACTGGAGGGGATTTCAGCGAGTCCAATTTGTGGTTGAGTGTCGAGGTTCTTAAAATATTGTCTAACAATTGGGATTGGTTGGTGGAGGAGCCTATAGTCCTCTCAAGTGCATTGTATGTCTATCTCAGGTTGTTAGCAGATCATTTTAGGTTAGGAGGAAGCTTCAAGTTGGAAGAGCTGAAGAGGATGGAGATTGACTTTTGTGTCAAGGCGTTGAGAGAACACTTTCAGTTGTCTATGCATATTGGTAGAGATCTTGTCCGTATTCTACAAGATGTGACCTATATTCCTGAGTTCAAGGACATTTGGAAGGATCTGCTGTTTGATCCTAAAAGTTTCCAGGTTTCAGAATTTTCCAGTCTGTCCAACCTTTATTGGAGAAGAACACCATCACACTTTTTCTTGCTGAGGATCAGTCCCCAAATGGAAAGCCAATTGAGGTTTTTGCTCACCTTTGTGAAATGGGGGAGCCAGAAAAGGTACCAAACATGGTTTGTCAAGAAGCACTTATATTGGCCTGGTAGTGAGTCTATGATAAGTGACATAGTTCGCTTCATATGTTGTGTCCACCATCCTTCGAATGAGATAATTCATTCTAATGTCATATCGAGGTGGGCAGTCATTGGTTGGCTTCTGAAGTCTTGCAGGAGGAATTATTATGAGGCAAATGCAAAGCTTGCTTTGTTTTATGACTGGTTGTTTTTTGATGAAAAGATTGACAATATCATGAACATTGAACCTGCAATGCTTTTGATG AGAGATGCTTGCTGGGAGTGTTTCAGCATCTATTAA